In one Dehalogenimonas formicexedens genomic region, the following are encoded:
- a CDS encoding AAA family ATPase codes for MRDEQLLARDATRLRKAVNTKAGSRTDHPALIVFVGLPGSGKSYLASRLIEKVSAVVLESDFLRKILVRRPIYTQFESFRLFHAIHKLIREILKEKHNVILDATNLSEDSRRPLYNIAKETGAKLIIIHLNTPREVAEERLLGRQFRRDGYSDADWTVYQKLEPAFEPIREPHFEVKGIMDISPVIDKIVAEINSNL; via the coding sequence ATGAGGGATGAGCAGTTACTGGCCCGGGACGCAACCCGGCTCCGTAAGGCTGTTAACACCAAAGCCGGTTCGCGGACCGATCATCCGGCCTTGATCGTTTTTGTCGGCTTACCGGGCAGCGGTAAAAGTTATCTTGCCTCCCGCCTGATCGAAAAAGTCTCAGCCGTGGTTCTTGAAAGTGACTTCCTCCGTAAAATCCTGGTCAGGCGGCCGATATACACCCAATTCGAGAGTTTTCGGCTCTTTCATGCTATCCATAAATTGATAAGAGAGATCCTCAAAGAAAAACACAATGTGATTCTCGACGCGACGAATCTGAGCGAGGATTCGCGGCGACCTCTGTACAACATCGCGAAGGAAACAGGCGCAAAACTTATTATCATCCACCTGAACACCCCCAGGGAGGTGGCAGAGGAACGTTTGCTGGGGCGGCAGTTTAGGCGCGACGGCTATTCGGACGCGGATTGGACTGTTTATCAGAAATTGGAGCCTGCTTTTGAACCTATTCGGGAACCGCATTTCGAGGTCAAAGGCATTATGGACATTTCCCCCGTTATTGATAAAATAGTCGCTGAAATTAACAGTAATTTATAA
- a CDS encoding TrpB-like pyridoxal phosphate-dependent enzyme, whose protein sequence is MDRTKFLLNEKEMPTAWYNIQADLPTPLAPYLHPGTKEPLGPADLAPLFPMELIMQEVSKERYIDVPGAVIDIYRSWRPTTLYRAHRLEKALQTPAKIFYKYEGSSPAGSHKPNTAVPQAYYNKKEGIKRLTTETGAGQWGSSMAFACSQFGIDLKVYMVKVSYQQKPYRRMMMETWGAQCVPSPSPDTESGRAALAEDPNNPGSLGLAISEAVEDAAPRADSHYALGSVLNHVLMHQTVIGLESLKQMEMAGEYPDVVIGCVGGGSNFGGMALPFVHQNLTAGKKTRIMAVEPSSCPSLTKGTFAFDYGDVAGMAPIAKMFTLGRKFMPPPVHAGGLRYHGMAPIVSHLYKSGLIEAKAVPQLPTFEAGIQFARTEGFISAPETNHAIRAAIDEAIKCRESGEKKVILFNHSGHGHFDMAAYDAYLSGKLADFEYPAEMVKEALKDLPQCILR, encoded by the coding sequence ATGGATCGTACAAAGTTTCTTTTGAATGAAAAGGAAATGCCCACCGCCTGGTACAACATCCAGGCTGACCTGCCTACCCCTCTCGCCCCCTACCTGCATCCGGGGACAAAGGAGCCTCTTGGACCCGCCGATTTGGCGCCCCTTTTCCCGATGGAACTCATCATGCAGGAAGTTTCAAAAGAGCGTTATATCGACGTCCCTGGTGCTGTTATCGACATCTACCGAAGTTGGAGACCGACGACACTGTATAGAGCTCACCGCTTGGAGAAAGCACTTCAAACACCCGCCAAGATATTCTACAAATACGAGGGCTCTTCTCCAGCCGGCAGCCACAAGCCGAACACCGCTGTCCCGCAGGCATATTACAACAAGAAAGAAGGAATCAAGCGACTAACCACTGAGACCGGCGCCGGTCAGTGGGGTTCCTCTATGGCCTTTGCCTGCAGCCAGTTCGGCATTGATCTCAAAGTCTACATGGTGAAGGTGAGCTACCAGCAGAAACCTTACCGCCGCATGATGATGGAGACCTGGGGCGCTCAGTGCGTGCCCAGCCCCAGCCCGGACACCGAATCAGGCCGCGCCGCCCTCGCCGAAGATCCCAATAATCCCGGCAGCCTTGGACTTGCGATTTCGGAAGCAGTTGAAGATGCCGCCCCGCGCGCGGATAGCCACTATGCGTTGGGAAGCGTCCTGAACCATGTCCTCATGCACCAGACAGTGATCGGTCTTGAGTCGTTGAAACAGATGGAAATGGCCGGCGAATACCCGGATGTCGTCATCGGTTGCGTCGGCGGCGGCTCCAACTTCGGCGGCATGGCTCTGCCCTTCGTCCATCAGAACCTCACTGCGGGCAAGAAGACCCGTATCATGGCCGTCGAGCCTTCGAGTTGTCCCTCTCTTACCAAGGGTACCTTCGCTTTCGATTACGGCGATGTCGCCGGAATGGCGCCGATCGCCAAGATGTTCACTCTCGGCCGCAAGTTCATGCCCCCGCCGGTGCACGCCGGTGGTCTGCGCTACCATGGTATGGCTCCCATTGTCAGCCATCTTTATAAGTCAGGGCTCATCGAGGCCAAGGCTGTTCCGCAGCTGCCCACCTTCGAAGCCGGGATCCAGTTCGCCCGGACCGAGGGCTTTATCAGCGCGCCGGAGACCAACCATGCCATCCGTGCCGCTATCGACGAAGCCATCAAGTGCCGCGAATCGGGAGAGAAGAAGGTGATCCTGTTCAACCACTCGGGTCACGGCCACTTCGATATGGCTGCTTATGACGCCTACCTATCGGGTAAATTAGCCGATTTCGAGTATCCGGCCGAGATGGTCAAAGAAGCCCTAAAAGACCTGCCGCAATGCATTCTCAGATAA
- a CDS encoding class I adenylate-forming enzyme family protein yields the protein MNLVEFIAGAADKYQDRTAFQMGDRCLSFRDLDKLSNGLARNLIETGLKPGERVALLLENNPDFAVCYFAIIKAGALAIPLDTKYKILEIKAVFDDCEPSMVIAEGAILKTLGGEFSRFEFLKHIISSVETPGMNYTVLGSLLDAADSPPPVEKYLELAHIAYTSGPTLRPHGAEITQEHLIEAAAGSAAGFGQTDQDTVILFALPLHHTIGIAVIMMTSLFAGSRVVIVCGVSMDAALCAVEKERATMFHGVPFIHAMIVKHIKDNGLKYNLSTLRFCGSAGAPIPVKVITDFEELTGKNLVQYYGLTESTSHVTCQDVTKSGRSGGVGKAIPGFAVRVVTEDGIDAAAGEAGEVIIKGPIMRAYHNLPGLTEEFIRSGWLYTDDIGVIDGQGELFIKGVKKPMLITKGQNIYFSDISDLLLTHPAVADAAASGILDPDGMRGEVVLAVIKLKIGAAMTEQEVKKFFLEKLANYKCPKKVVFVNDIPRKAKGELDTFGLLDRPVQV from the coding sequence ATGAATTTAGTTGAATTTATAGCCGGGGCGGCGGATAAGTACCAGGACCGAACGGCCTTTCAAATGGGCGACAGATGCCTTTCGTTTCGGGATCTGGACAAACTCTCCAACGGATTAGCCAGGAATTTGATTGAGACAGGGTTAAAACCCGGCGAGCGGGTCGCTTTGCTGCTGGAGAACAATCCTGACTTCGCGGTCTGTTATTTTGCTATTATCAAAGCCGGGGCACTGGCCATACCGCTGGATACCAAGTATAAAATACTCGAAATCAAAGCGGTTTTCGATGACTGTGAGCCTTCGATGGTGATTGCCGAGGGGGCCATCTTGAAAACCCTCGGCGGAGAATTTTCACGTTTCGAGTTTTTGAAACACATTATTAGTAGCGTTGAAACTCCTGGCATGAACTACACAGTTTTAGGTAGTCTCCTTGACGCTGCGGACTCCCCGCCGCCGGTTGAAAAATATCTCGAATTGGCTCACATCGCCTACACCTCCGGTCCCACCCTGAGGCCCCACGGCGCCGAGATTACCCAGGAACACCTTATCGAAGCGGCAGCAGGGTCTGCGGCTGGTTTTGGTCAGACAGATCAGGATACGGTCATTCTGTTTGCCCTGCCTCTGCACCACACCATCGGCATCGCGGTTATCATGATGACCTCGCTTTTCGCCGGCAGCCGGGTGGTTATTGTCTGCGGCGTATCCATGGATGCGGCTTTATGCGCCGTTGAGAAAGAACGCGCCACCATGTTCCACGGTGTGCCTTTTATCCATGCCATGATCGTTAAGCACATCAAAGACAACGGGCTCAAATACAATTTAAGCACACTGCGTTTCTGCGGCAGCGCCGGGGCTCCGATACCTGTAAAGGTGATCACTGATTTTGAAGAATTGACTGGGAAAAACCTGGTGCAGTACTACGGTCTGACCGAGTCCACCAGCCACGTCACTTGCCAGGACGTAACAAAAAGCGGACGGAGCGGCGGGGTGGGCAAAGCGATTCCCGGATTTGCAGTCCGGGTCGTGACCGAAGACGGCATCGACGCCGCGGCGGGAGAAGCCGGCGAAGTCATTATCAAGGGACCGATAATGCGCGCTTATCACAACCTGCCCGGCCTGACGGAAGAGTTCATCCGGTCAGGCTGGCTATATACCGACGACATCGGTGTCATCGACGGTCAAGGCGAACTGTTCATCAAAGGCGTCAAGAAACCGATGCTGATCACCAAGGGGCAGAATATCTATTTTTCCGATATTTCCGACTTACTGCTGACCCATCCTGCGGTAGCTGATGCCGCCGCTTCAGGAATCCTGGATCCCGATGGCATGAGGGGTGAGGTTGTGCTTGCCGTTATCAAGCTGAAAATCGGCGCGGCAATGACCGAACAGGAGGTCAAGAAATTCTTCCTCGAAAAACTTGCCAACTATAAATGCCCCAAAAAAGTTGTTTTCGTCAATGATATCCCCAGGAAGGCAAAGGGCGAACTGGATACCTTCGGTTTGCTAGACAGACCTGTTCAGGTTTGA
- a CDS encoding AMP-binding protein yields MGVFTSLDPQTIPGLIKRNAERWSDKAAMCYKNLGVWHRYTWADYFTSVRHFSLGLLSLGLKTGDVVAIIGDNEPEWFWGEFAVQAAGAIPTGIFVDAVPDEVKFVVNHSGATFAIVNDQEQADKFLEIRDAAPQLKKVIYWDPKGLKNYDDPLLIGFIEVIAMGREYEKNYPGVFEEKLSRVKPADTAFIYYTSGTTGQQKAAILTHKALIATASGFVTRYPLDQKSDLISNFPAAWVGDSFFATIPHILSGARLNFPEEPETIAADTREIGPHFAIYGPRQWEGIVSDIQVKMMDAHPFKKLAYKAFLPVGYRLAEAKLSGVEPNIFWKSLGRVSDGLMFHPLKDKLGLSRVRWAVTGSSVLALDTFKLIHAIGIELRQNYASTEAGFIASHGQGDIAFESVGRPALNTEVRLTNEGELFVRSDCMFSGYYKDEAKTKESFAPGGWFKTGDAVNINEAGHIIFLDRLKDMGELKSGVKFAPQYIEGRLRFSPYIKDAMVLGDKDKDYASAVINIDFAMVSKWAQNNRLNFTTYVDLSQKKEIADLVSKDVARVNSFLPENSRVKKFVILHKEFDPDEAELTRTRKLRRGAVYQKYADLIEAMYGERKDVVVEAPVTYRDGRKGVVTTSIKVRGL; encoded by the coding sequence ATGGGGGTATTCACCAGTTTGGATCCACAGACCATACCGGGCCTCATAAAACGAAATGCCGAGCGTTGGTCGGACAAGGCGGCCATGTGCTACAAGAACCTCGGCGTGTGGCACCGCTACACCTGGGCAGATTATTTCACCTCGGTCAGGCATTTTTCGCTGGGGTTACTGAGCCTGGGTCTTAAGACCGGAGACGTCGTCGCCATCATCGGCGACAACGAACCGGAATGGTTCTGGGGCGAGTTTGCCGTCCAAGCAGCTGGGGCAATCCCAACGGGTATTTTTGTAGACGCCGTGCCTGACGAGGTCAAATTCGTCGTCAATCACTCGGGAGCAACTTTCGCTATCGTCAATGACCAGGAACAAGCCGATAAATTCCTGGAGATTCGGGACGCCGCTCCCCAGTTGAAGAAAGTCATCTACTGGGACCCGAAAGGGCTCAAGAATTACGACGACCCGCTCCTTATCGGATTCATTGAAGTAATCGCAATGGGCCGGGAATACGAAAAGAACTACCCCGGCGTGTTTGAAGAAAAATTGTCCCGGGTCAAACCTGCAGACACCGCTTTCATCTACTACACCTCCGGCACCACGGGACAACAGAAAGCCGCGATTTTAACCCATAAAGCGCTTATCGCCACCGCCTCCGGTTTCGTTACCCGCTATCCGCTAGATCAGAAGAGCGATCTCATTTCCAATTTTCCGGCGGCATGGGTCGGCGATAGTTTTTTTGCCACCATCCCGCACATTTTGTCCGGGGCGAGGTTGAACTTTCCCGAGGAACCGGAAACCATTGCTGCCGACACCAGGGAAATCGGGCCGCATTTCGCCATTTACGGCCCGAGGCAATGGGAGGGCATCGTTTCCGATATCCAGGTGAAGATGATGGATGCCCACCCATTTAAGAAATTAGCCTATAAAGCCTTTCTGCCGGTCGGTTATAGGCTGGCTGAAGCCAAATTATCGGGTGTCGAGCCCAATATTTTCTGGAAGTCGCTCGGAAGGGTCTCCGATGGGCTGATGTTCCATCCGCTTAAAGACAAACTAGGTCTTTCGCGAGTGCGCTGGGCGGTTACTGGCTCATCAGTTTTGGCGCTGGATACTTTCAAGCTCATCCATGCCATCGGGATAGAACTCCGGCAGAATTACGCTTCGACCGAAGCCGGATTCATCGCTTCCCACGGCCAAGGCGATATCGCTTTCGAAAGCGTCGGCCGCCCCGCTTTGAATACCGAAGTTCGCCTTACCAATGAAGGTGAACTGTTTGTCCGCTCCGACTGCATGTTCTCCGGTTATTACAAGGATGAAGCCAAGACCAAAGAAAGCTTCGCTCCCGGCGGTTGGTTCAAAACCGGAGATGCGGTCAACATCAATGAGGCCGGACATATTATTTTCCTGGATCGACTCAAAGACATGGGTGAACTGAAGAGCGGCGTCAAGTTCGCCCCTCAATACATCGAAGGCCGGTTGAGGTTTTCACCGTACATCAAGGACGCAATGGTCCTGGGTGACAAAGACAAGGATTATGCCTCAGCTGTCATCAACATCGATTTTGCCATGGTAAGCAAATGGGCGCAGAACAATCGCCTCAATTTCACCACTTACGTCGATCTGTCTCAGAAAAAGGAGATCGCGGATCTTGTTTCTAAAGATGTCGCCCGAGTCAACAGCTTTTTACCTGAAAACTCACGAGTGAAAAAATTCGTTATTTTACATAAGGAATTTGACCCGGATGAGGCTGAACTCACCCGCACGCGAAAGTTGCGGCGTGGGGCTGTGTACCAGAAATACGCCGATCTTATCGAAGCGATGTATGGCGAGCGTAAGGATGTGGTAGTAGAAGCCCCTGTTACTTATCGCGACGGGCGTAAAGGCGTTGTGACTACTTCTATCAAGGTGAGGGGACTGTAA
- a CDS encoding leucyl aminopeptidase — protein sequence MDIKLITGDLEKIKADAIILGVFENGEGNNLEQSLDEALGGAIAELRLKKEIKGKSGEINVIHSMGKVAAAKVAVLGLGKKKDLDATKLRAAVADAVRALHRKNSLDLILALPDTGISVKEIGRVSAEAAYLGSYNFRKHLTKEAEFGEIKSLGVLFSTKPQQDDFATGANRGQIVAQAIMLARDMGNEPSNFMTPQDMADTAEKVAKESGFKVEVLERRDMEKLGMGGLLGVSKASFDKNPPKLIIMRYKGKEADGWDLALIGKGLTFDTGGISIKPADKMEDMKFDMTGGAATIAAMGAIGKLKLKVNVIAAVPATENMPDGGSYKPGDVLKMFTGKTVEVISTDAEGRLILADALGYINKEKPAAMVDMATLTGACVIALGMITTAAITNNQALVDKVIKAGAAAGERIWQLPGYDDYKEQYKSDYADFKNVGGRPAGTITAGLFLGEFVGDTPWVHLDIAGTAYGEKEKGIITKGGSGVPVATLVNLAEMMSES from the coding sequence ATGGACATCAAGCTCATCACCGGAGACCTGGAAAAAATCAAGGCTGATGCGATCATTCTCGGGGTGTTCGAAAACGGCGAAGGCAATAACTTGGAACAGTCGCTCGATGAAGCTTTAGGCGGTGCAATTGCCGAACTTCGGCTGAAAAAAGAAATCAAAGGCAAATCTGGCGAAATCAACGTGATTCACTCCATGGGCAAGGTAGCCGCCGCCAAAGTAGCCGTTCTCGGCCTGGGCAAGAAAAAAGACCTCGACGCCACCAAATTACGCGCTGCCGTTGCCGACGCGGTCAGGGCTCTTCACAGAAAAAACAGCCTCGATCTGATACTTGCGTTGCCGGATACCGGGATCAGCGTGAAAGAGATCGGCCGCGTGTCAGCCGAGGCGGCTTATCTGGGTAGCTATAATTTCAGAAAGCATTTGACTAAGGAAGCGGAATTTGGCGAAATCAAGTCACTCGGGGTTCTGTTTTCGACGAAACCGCAACAAGATGATTTTGCGACAGGAGCCAACAGAGGGCAAATCGTTGCCCAGGCGATCATGCTTGCCCGTGACATGGGCAACGAGCCATCCAACTTCATGACCCCGCAGGACATGGCTGACACCGCCGAGAAAGTCGCTAAGGAATCGGGTTTCAAGGTTGAGGTTTTAGAACGGCGCGATATGGAAAAACTGGGGATGGGAGGTTTGCTCGGGGTATCGAAAGCGTCCTTCGATAAAAACCCGCCCAAGTTAATTATCATGCGTTACAAAGGTAAAGAAGCCGACGGTTGGGATCTGGCGCTCATCGGCAAGGGGTTGACCTTCGATACCGGCGGCATCTCCATCAAGCCTGCCGACAAGATGGAAGACATGAAGTTCGATATGACCGGCGGCGCCGCCACTATCGCCGCGATGGGCGCCATAGGCAAACTCAAACTCAAGGTCAACGTCATCGCCGCTGTCCCGGCGACGGAGAACATGCCGGACGGTGGTTCCTATAAACCGGGTGACGTCCTGAAAATGTTCACCGGCAAGACTGTTGAGGTCATCTCTACAGACGCCGAAGGCCGGCTTATCCTGGCGGACGCGCTGGGTTACATCAATAAAGAGAAACCCGCGGCGATGGTGGACATGGCGACTTTAACGGGGGCCTGCGTTATCGCACTCGGCATGATCACGACGGCCGCCATTACCAACAATCAGGCTCTTGTTGACAAGGTTATCAAAGCTGGAGCAGCGGCAGGCGAACGCATCTGGCAACTCCCGGGTTACGATGATTACAAAGAACAGTACAAGAGCGACTACGCAGATTTCAAAAACGTTGGCGGGCGTCCGGCGGGTACCATCACCGCGGGGCTGTTCCTCGGCGAGTTTGTGGGCGACACCCCGTGGGTCCACCTGGATATCGCCGGTACCGCATACGGAGAAAAAGAAAAGGGCATCATCACCAAAGGCGGCAGCGGAGTGCCGGTGGCGACACTGGTGAACCTGGCGGAAATGATGTCGGAGTCCTAG
- a CDS encoding branched-chain amino acid ABC transporter permease produces MALPCGTRNFSYAADMAIFRTKTQLALLLIGLAVLFTAPLWLSFYWLGVVNLIGITIIAATGLNLLTGYCGQLSVGHAGFIAVGAFTSAVFTAKLDLPFLVALPAAGLLAGFIGIIFGVASLRVKGFYLAISTIAAQIIILWVINHLDNITGGFMGMAVPRAEIFGFTFKTPQSLFFLIMTVAVAVIFFAKNLARTRIGRAFVAIRDNDLAAEVMGINLFRYKLLAFFLGCFLAGVAGSLTAHWVTYVSAEQFSITESILYVGMIIIGGAGTTLGPILGAVIIRLLQQGVTYVSPILESTFSGNLPSGFTAGLGPFLFGLVIVLFLVLEPRGLAHRWNLFKASYRLWPFSY; encoded by the coding sequence GTGGCACTTCCTTGCGGGACCCGCAATTTCAGCTATGCCGCGGACATGGCCATATTCCGTACCAAAACGCAGTTGGCGCTGCTGCTTATCGGCCTGGCCGTCCTTTTCACCGCCCCGCTATGGTTGTCCTTCTACTGGCTTGGTGTGGTCAACCTTATAGGAATAACGATCATCGCCGCGACGGGACTCAATCTCCTCACCGGCTATTGCGGCCAGCTTTCGGTCGGTCACGCCGGATTTATTGCCGTCGGCGCCTTTACGTCGGCGGTATTCACCGCCAAGCTGGACCTGCCGTTTTTGGTTGCCTTGCCGGCCGCCGGGCTCCTCGCCGGGTTTATCGGCATCATCTTCGGGGTTGCCTCTTTAAGGGTAAAAGGCTTCTACCTGGCTATTTCGACTATCGCCGCCCAGATTATCATCCTATGGGTGATCAATCACCTGGACAATATCACCGGCGGCTTCATGGGCATGGCGGTACCGAGAGCGGAAATTTTCGGCTTCACGTTCAAGACCCCTCAGAGCCTGTTCTTCCTGATTATGACCGTTGCCGTTGCCGTCATTTTCTTCGCTAAGAACCTGGCCCGGACCCGCATCGGCAGGGCGTTCGTCGCTATCCGTGATAACGACCTGGCCGCTGAAGTCATGGGCATAAACCTCTTCAGATATAAACTCCTGGCTTTCTTCCTGGGGTGCTTCCTTGCCGGTGTGGCCGGATCGCTCACCGCCCATTGGGTGACCTACGTCTCTGCCGAACAGTTCTCCATCACGGAGTCGATTCTCTACGTCGGCATGATTATCATCGGCGGCGCCGGAACCACCCTCGGGCCGATCCTGGGGGCGGTCATCATCCGGCTATTGCAGCAGGGGGTCACCTACGTTTCGCCGATCCTGGAGAGCACATTTTCAGGCAATTTACCTTCCGGCTTTACCGCCGGGTTGGGACCCTTTTTATTCGGACTTGTGATCGTATTGTTCCTGGTCCTCGAGCCGCGAGGTCTGGCCCACCGCTGGAACCTCTTCAAAGCCTCCTACCGGCTCTGGCCCTTTTCATATTAG
- a CDS encoding branched-chain amino acid ABC transporter permease, with amino-acid sequence MADLMQFVLTGITVGLVYSLIALGFTFIWKSSSVANLALGQMVLLFSWIAYGTMQQAGMPFWLGLPVTIAAAAGIGWILERVILRPLIGQPILSLITVTLGVAFVFEGLVAMFWPISTAAMPDFIPDEPVHILGAVVSQEYLWAAGIALVLFIIVSLFFRYHRYGVAMRATADDQMAVWACGIPVTRIFSVSWMFAGALAAIGGVLMSSIGGITTGLVETGLKSFSVVILGGLDSFLGAIVAGPVIGLAENVGGGYLTDLTWSGVKDVIPFIIIVIVLFIKPFGLFGQERIERI; translated from the coding sequence ATGGCTGATCTGATGCAGTTCGTCCTGACCGGCATCACTGTGGGGCTGGTGTACTCTCTGATCGCGCTCGGCTTTACGTTCATCTGGAAATCATCATCAGTGGCCAACCTGGCGCTAGGCCAGATGGTGCTGCTGTTTTCCTGGATCGCTTACGGCACGATGCAGCAAGCCGGTATGCCTTTCTGGCTGGGACTGCCGGTGACAATCGCTGCGGCTGCCGGAATAGGTTGGATCCTCGAACGGGTCATTTTGAGGCCGCTTATCGGACAGCCCATCCTGTCGCTCATAACAGTAACCCTTGGCGTCGCCTTTGTTTTCGAGGGGCTGGTGGCGATGTTCTGGCCGATTTCAACGGCCGCCATGCCTGATTTCATTCCCGACGAACCGGTCCACATTCTGGGTGCGGTGGTATCCCAGGAATACCTGTGGGCGGCGGGCATAGCTCTCGTACTCTTTATCATCGTCAGCTTATTTTTCCGCTACCATCGATACGGAGTCGCCATGAGAGCCACCGCCGACGATCAGATGGCTGTCTGGGCGTGCGGTATCCCGGTGACCAGGATATTCTCGGTGTCATGGATGTTCGCCGGAGCCCTTGCCGCCATAGGCGGGGTGTTGATGAGTTCTATCGGCGGTATTACCACCGGACTTGTCGAAACGGGGCTTAAATCGTTCTCCGTGGTTATTCTGGGCGGGCTTGATTCGTTCCTCGGAGCGATAGTTGCCGGACCGGTCATCGGCCTGGCGGAAAATGTCGGGGGCGGCTATCTAACCGATCTCACCTGGTCGGGAGTCAAGGACGTTATTCCGTTCATCATTATCGTCATCGTCCTGTTCATCAAGCCCTTTGGGCTGTTCGGGCAGGAAAGGATAGAGAGGATCTAG